From a region of the Episyrphus balteatus unplaced genomic scaffold, idEpiBalt1.1 scaffold_37, whole genome shotgun sequence genome:
- the LOC129920747 gene encoding uncharacterized protein LOC129920747 has translation MGLLILIFLPVLTNAALKISQIGNHPGIYFEEIGKVELYTTQWKLVAYYDLTLFNGALTHAEFYVHEINILCKQLEGKPNFDLLCSSAVAEVSHLMEDIKLKFSLIQSKPKPKARSKRALVNVVGTISKTLFGTLDEDDAKFYDKQIEKLRYNENYLLDLVKNQTIIIETTTNMFNKSETTIESQLKAINSKIGEVKEAVDRLANQTSDQSTLLKIESLTSLLTLLIIRYQNTISDILDVLINAKNGTPHPTIITPEQLKNVLLKIKQELPGDLQLPYLGNTNDILPLYEISSMSATIRKEKIIYEFKIPLPFREHFQLYKIIPLPTRLNNKLVFVQPTSKFVIIDFKKEHFYNIESEEMNHCKNLDNNFLCEMTHPLFNTNNNNPQCEIQLLQRVQSFPDSCEIKESNISTVFIQVSRPNTWLFSSLGKYIIDEICQDKIITHSLEGTSILELTGDCFLKSKDLTIRSKNEKLTYVYNSFIPALNISEVKVNYLKNETIPEVTFIKYSSRDELKLLSKNIKFQKAKERTPFLTIDKHDIHHYIVIYIVFIILLISLCYKRYQIYKLKHSKNKSIEKGKIVQVDTNSNEMPIFVLSH, from the coding sequence ATGGGTCTCCTTATACTCATTTTTCTACCAGTTTTAACCAACGCAGCTTTAAAGATAAGCCAAATAGGAAATCACCCAGGCATCTACTTTGAAGAAATAGGTAAGGTCGAACTCTATACGACACAATGGAAACTAGTCGCATACTACGACTTAACATTGTTTAATGGAGCGCTAACACACGCGGAATTTTATGTTCATGAAATAAATATCCTGTGTAAGCAATTAGAAGGTAAACCAAATTTCGATCTTCTATGTAGTAGTGCAGTAGCAGAAGTATCGCACCTAATGGAAgacataaaattaaagtttagCCTTATACAGTCAAAACCTAAACCTAAAGCTAGAAGTAAAAGGGCATTAGTAAATGTTGTCGGAACTATCAGCAAAACTTTATTCGGAACACTGGATGAAGATGATGCTAAGTTTTACgataaacaaattgaaaaattgaggTACAATGAGAATTATCTTTTAGACCTAGTAAAAAACCAAACAATAATAATAGAAACAACAACTAATATGTTTAATAAATCAGAAACCACTATTGAATCTCAATTAAAAGCGATAAACTCAAAGATAGGAGAAGTGAAAGAAGCAGTTGACAGACTCGCCAATCAAACATCTGACCAATCtactttattaaaaatagaatctCTTACCTCACTTCTAACTCTTTTGATTATAAGGTATCAAAATACCATTTCCGACATCTTAGACGTGTTAATAAACGCAAAAAACGGCACACCCCATCCGACAATCATTACACCTGAAcaacttaaaaatgttttgttaaaaataaaacaagaactaCCTGGTGACCTGCAGTTACCGTATTTGGGCAATACAAACGATATTTTACCTCTCTATGAAATAAGCAGCATGAGTGCAACAattcgaaaagaaaaaattatttacgaaTTTAAAATCCCTCTACCGTTCAGAGAACATTTCCAACTATACAAAATCATCCCTTTACCAACTCGTTTAAATAACAAACTTGTATTCGTACAACCAACTTCCAAATTTGTtataattgatttcaaaaaagaacATTTCTATAATATAGAAAGTGAAGAAATGAACCATTGTAAAAATTtggataacaattttttatgcGAAATGACACATCCATTATTCAACACAAATAACAATAACCCTCAATGTGAAATTCAACTTTTGCAAAGAGTCCAATCTTTTCCGGATTCTTGTGAAATAAAAGAATCTAACATTTCAACTGTTTTTATACAAGTATCACGGCCAAATACATGGTTATTTTCTTCTTTAGGGAAATACATCATAGACGAAATATGCCAAGACAAAATCATAACTCATTCTTTAGAAGGAACATCTATCCTAGAACTTACAGGAGATTGTTTCCTAAAGTCGAAAGATCTGACTATACGATCTAAAAACGAGAAATTGACTTATGTTTATAATTCGTTTATTCCTGCCTTGAATATTTCCGAAGTAAAGGTTAATTACTTGAAAAACGAAACTATCCCAGAAGTCACATTCATCAAATACTCTAGTCGAGATGAACTAAAACTTCTAtccaaaaacattaaatttcaaaaagcaAAAGAACGAACTCCTTTTTTAACAATAGACAAACATGATATTCATCACTATATAGTCATATATATAGTTTTCATAATTCttttaatatcgctttgttACAAGCGTTACCAAATATATAAACTAAAACATTCGAAAAATAAGAGCATAGAGAAGGGTAAGATTGTCCAAGTAGATACAAATAGTAATGAAATGCCAATTTTTGTCCtatcacattga